In Catenulispora sp. MAP5-51, the following are encoded in one genomic region:
- a CDS encoding acyl carrier protein, producing the protein MTVDDTTEIFRRVLEIPDVTPDSDFFDLGGDSLLGTRVLSAVARATGVELSFDDFLLAATPGALAKRVAEFAAEIVAPA; encoded by the coding sequence ATGACCGTCGACGACACGACAGAGATCTTCCGCCGCGTCCTGGAGATCCCCGACGTGACCCCCGACAGCGACTTCTTCGACCTGGGCGGGGACTCCCTGCTCGGCACCCGGGTGCTGAGCGCGGTGGCCCGCGCCACCGGCGTCGAGCTGTCCTTCGACGACTTCCTGCTGGCCGCCACGCCCGGCGCGCTGGCCAAGCGCGTCGCCGAGTTCGCGGCCGAGATCGTGGCCCCGGCATGA